In a single window of the Arachis hypogaea cultivar Tifrunner chromosome 6, arahy.Tifrunner.gnm2.J5K5, whole genome shotgun sequence genome:
- the LOC112695609 gene encoding probable receptor-like protein kinase At5g18500: protein MGGNLNAELSKKTPFLGLKVWEIVGVVVGLSIIMILSLLSLCLTSRKKSRKSNDKNIPVSQIPTVSKEIKEVRVEQVSPNGFASHDGILLTIHDKTDDKESDKVMVHLGVGKMKNNGGSSSQLGSFHPIEKDGGGSLSGEDGSFGTVAVHNHSSSYPITAPSPLSGLPEFSHLGWGHWFTLRDLELATNRFSKDNVIGEGGYGVVYRGQLINGTPVAVKKILNNIGQAEKEFRVEVEAIGHVRHKNLVRLLGYCIEGTHRMLVYEYVNNGNLEQWLHGGMRHHGYLTWEARIKILLGTAKALAYLHEAIEPKVVHRDIKSSNILIDDDFNAKVSDFGLAKLLGAGKSHVTTRVMGTFGYVAPEYANTGLLNEKSDVYSFGVLLLEAITGRDPVDYGRPTHEVNLVDWLKMMVGNRRSEEVMDPNIETKPSIRALKRALLTALRCLDPDSEKRPKMSQVVRMLESEEYPLAREDRRNRRNRGESGDIDSQKDYSDTDKSEIQGSR from the exons ATGGGTGGTAATCTTAATGCTGAATTATCCAAGAAAACTCCATTTCTTGGCCTCAAGGTTTGGGAAATAGTTGGAGTTGTGGTTGGATTGTCTATTATTATGATCCTCTCCTTGCTCTCACTGTGTCTTACCTCAAGGAAGAAATCTAGAAAATCCAATGATAAGAACATTCCTGTTAGTCAGATACCAACTGTCTCAAAGGAAATCAAGGAAGTGCGGGTTGAGCAAGTATCACCGAATGGGTTTGCTTCCCATGATGGAATACTTCTTACCATTCATGACAAAACCGATGACAAAGAATCAGACAAGGTCATGGTTCATTTAGGTGTGGGGAAGATGAAGAATAATGGGGGTAGTAGCAGCCAATTAGGCTCATTTCATCCAATAGAGAAAGATGGAGGTGGGTCACTTTCTGGAGAAGATGGTAGCTTCGGCACGGTTGCGGTGCACAACCACTCTTCTTCTTACCCTATAACAGCTCCTTCGCCTCTGTCTGGCCTCCCAGAGTTCTCTCACTTGGGCTGGGGTCACTGGTTTACCTTGAGGGATCTTGAACTTGCTACGAACCGTTTTTCCAAAGACAATGTCATCGGTGAAGGTGGTTATGGAGTTGTTTACCGAGGACAGTTGATCAACGGGACACCGGTGGCAGTTAAAAAGATACTCAACAACAT TGGTCAAGCTGAGAAAGAATTTAGAGTGGAAGTTGAAGCCATTGGACATGTCCGGCACAAAAACTTGGTTCGCCTTTTGGGGTACTGCATTGAAGGGACTCACAG GATGTTAGTCTATGAGTATGTGAATAATGGAAACTTGGAGCAATGGCTTCATGGAGGTATGCGTCACCATGGATATCTTACCTGGGAAGCGCGTATCAAGATTCTCCTTGGAACGGCCAAAGC GCTTGCATATTTGCATGAAGCAATTGAGCCAAAGGTGGTACACCGAGATATAAAGTCAAGTAATATATTAATTGATGATGATTTCAATGCCAAGGTTTCTGATTTTGGCCTGGCAAAGTTATTGGGTGCTGGAAAGAGCCATGTCACAACACGAGTTATGGGAACCTTTGG GTATGTGGCTCCTGAATATGCAAATACTGGCCTTCTTAATGAAAAGAGTGATGTTTATAGCTTTGGTGTTTTGCTACTGGAAGCAATTACCGGAAGAGATCCAGTAGACTATGGACGCCCAACACATGAA GTGAATCTGGTTGATTGGCTGAAGATGATGGTTGGAAACAGGAGATCAGAAGAAGTGATGGATCCAAACATTGAGACAAAACCATCAATCAGAGCTTTAAAACGGGCACTCTTAACTGCTTTAAGATGCTTGGATCCAGATTCTGAGAAAAGGCCCAAGATGAGCCAAGTTGTGCGTATGCTGGAGTCAGAAGAATACCCTTTAGCAAGAGAG GACCGGAGGAACAGAAGAAACCGAGGGGAAAGTGGTGATATTGATTCCCAAAAGGATTATTCTGACACAGACAAGAGTGAGATTCAAGGTTCTAGATAA